Proteins co-encoded in one Osmerus mordax isolate fOsmMor3 chromosome 11, fOsmMor3.pri, whole genome shotgun sequence genomic window:
- the exo5 gene encoding exonuclease V encodes MSLNNTKLPEEHPDDWGDISDAELLNLQSEHLVPSVRCSVTSEAEAETHFNQKHKKIPKLKAGFFLKVKARWSQDVSIPNVRPMDRFNKSHFSVTQLCAHSWCEIHMIYGLLKPQVRRKEMQRKEVTTGASIHLSREREAHPNVLKVPVITREDKEAVLYLSMLQKIKAIHAGQHVREFPVFGVLEGMFLSGIVDDLRRSDSGELALSDLKTRKHNSFPCPSQARGHFLQVGLYKLLFDSMVSGQLDRGRIILYLQARWLKLQQALGDRVQEQAKTMGYSAATLEELLDVLLAVLASSNIQEVNKLHVEYHHQSTGSHIGTSKVEFQETQLKTELRGYLAYWRGEREPQGVDIEDAWKCTICPHEEICDWRKGQTTDYSNKRAKLDSANSSLSGT; translated from the exons ATGAGTCTAAATAATACCAAACTGCCGGAGGAACATCCAGACGATTGGGGAGACATAAGTGATGCCGAGTTACTCAATTTACAGTCAGAGCACCTCG TTCCATCTGTTCGATGTAGTGTCACgagtgaggcagaggcagagacccATTTCAACCAGAAACATAAAAAGATCCCCAAACTGAA AGCTGGCTTCTTTTTGAAGGTTAAAGCAAGATGGAGTCAAGATGTATCTATCCCCAATGTTAGACCAATGGATAGATTCAACAAATCTCACTTCTCTGTGACCCAGTTGTGTGCCCATTCGTGGTGTGAGATACATATGATTTATGGCCTCTTGAAGCCTCAGGTGAGACGGAAAGAGATGCAGAGAAAAGAAGTGACAACTGGGGCTAGCATTCATCTATCTAGGG AACGGGAGGCACACCCTAATGTTCTGAAAGTGCCGGTCATCACCAGAGAAGACAAAGAGGCTGTACTTTACCTCAGCATGCTGCAGAAAATAAAAGCAATTCATGCAG GACAGCATGTGAGAGAGTTCCCAGTCTTTGGAGTGTTGGAAGGGATGTTTCTTTCGGGCATTGTTGATGACCTGCGGCGTAGTGACTCCGGTGAGCTGGCATTAAGTGACCTGAAGACACGCAAGCACAACTCTTTCCCCTGCCCCTCACAGGCCAGGGGTCATTTCTTACAG GTTGGGCTGTACAAGCTTCTGTTTGACTCCATGGTTAGTGGTCAGTTAGATAGGGGCCGCATAATCCTGTACCTCCAGGCTCGATGGCTAAAGCTCCAACAGGCCCTGGGTGACAGAGTCCAGGAGCAGGCCAAGACCATGGGCTACTCTGCAGCCACATTGGAGGAGCTCCTGGATGTACTTCTGGCTGTCCTAGCCTCCAGCAACATACAAGAAGTCAACAAGCTACATGTTGAATATCATCACCAGAGCACTGGAAGCCACATTGGGACCAGCAAGGTAGAGTTTCAGGAAACCCAACTCAAAACTGAGCTCAGGGGGTACTTGGCCtactggagaggggagagggagccaCAAGGGGTGGACATTGAGGATGCCTGGAAGTGTACAATATGCCCTCATGAGGAGATTTGTGATTGGAGGAAGGGTCAGACTACAGACTACAGCAACAAAAGAGCCAAGTTAGATAGTGCAAatagctctctctctggtaCGTAA
- the rflnb gene encoding refilin B isoform X1, translated as MVGRLNLPNVCDDDPLDMSCKAERALDSPDSGLPPSPSPSAWLLSPCGDKGAISPVSEDEGKGSGLVPVLQIGSVPQLHPLSYGEGIELDPLPPKEIRYTSAVHYDSERHFIHDIALQPRGLGLEHCSQTVITLPHSTWRHYKTQLEFQPRQRAQRFQSTTIVYPKHARAVYTTELSFDSRRLSKRFLSSVELEAVDRSRIPQ; from the exons ATGGTGGGCAGACTAAATTTGCCGAATGTGTGTGACGACGATCCACTGGATATGAGCTGCAAAGCTGAACGGGCACTTGACAGCCCGGACTCCGGACTACCTCCAAGCCCCAGTCCTAGCGCTTGGCTATTGTCCCCGTGTGGCGATAAAGGAGCAATAAGTCCCGTTTCTGAAGACGAGGGCAAAGGGTCAGGGTTG GTTCCAGTTTTACAAATTGGATCTGTTCCCCAGCTGCACCCGTTGTCTTACGGAGAGGGAATAGAACTGGATCCACTACCGCCCAAGGAAATACG ATACACCTCAGCTGTGCACTACGACTCTGAGCGCCACTTCATCCATGATATAGCCCTCCAGCCACGAGGCCTGGGTCTGGAGCACTGCAGCCAGACTGTCATCACCCTGCCCCACAGCACCTGGAGACACTACAAGACCCAACTGGAGTTCCAGCCTCGCCAACGAGCCCAGCGCTTTCAGAGCACCACTATTGTgtacccaaaacatgcccgtgcAGTCTACACCACAGAGCTAAGCTTCGACAGCCGCCGGCTATCCAAACGCTTCCTCTCCAGTGTGGAGCTAGAGGCTGTTGATCGCAGCAGGATACCCCAGTGA
- the rflnb gene encoding refilin B isoform X2 → MVGRLNLPNVCDDDPLDMSCKAERALDSPDSGLPPSPSPSAWLLSPCGDKGAISPVSEDEGKGSGLLHPLSYGEGIELDPLPPKEIRYTSAVHYDSERHFIHDIALQPRGLGLEHCSQTVITLPHSTWRHYKTQLEFQPRQRAQRFQSTTIVYPKHARAVYTTELSFDSRRLSKRFLSSVELEAVDRSRIPQ, encoded by the exons ATGGTGGGCAGACTAAATTTGCCGAATGTGTGTGACGACGATCCACTGGATATGAGCTGCAAAGCTGAACGGGCACTTGACAGCCCGGACTCCGGACTACCTCCAAGCCCCAGTCCTAGCGCTTGGCTATTGTCCCCGTGTGGCGATAAAGGAGCAATAAGTCCCGTTTCTGAAGACGAGGGCAAAGGGTCAGGGTTG CTGCACCCGTTGTCTTACGGAGAGGGAATAGAACTGGATCCACTACCGCCCAAGGAAATACG ATACACCTCAGCTGTGCACTACGACTCTGAGCGCCACTTCATCCATGATATAGCCCTCCAGCCACGAGGCCTGGGTCTGGAGCACTGCAGCCAGACTGTCATCACCCTGCCCCACAGCACCTGGAGACACTACAAGACCCAACTGGAGTTCCAGCCTCGCCAACGAGCCCAGCGCTTTCAGAGCACCACTATTGTgtacccaaaacatgcccgtgcAGTCTACACCACAGAGCTAAGCTTCGACAGCCGCCGGCTATCCAAACGCTTCCTCTCCAGTGTGGAGCTAGAGGCTGTTGATCGCAGCAGGATACCCCAGTGA